TGGGACAAGGACAAATATAATACGGTTGATAAATATGTGCATGAGTATCTTGCGAAAAATATAGAAAGTGAATGTTTTTCGCCTAATGGCAGCTATACTGTTCACGGATATAATATGTTAAAATGTTCTCCGTATTCATTATATACATTTTGGAAAGAAAAAGAATTTAGCGGATATACACCGGTGTATACATATTACGGCGATGGTGAGGAATATAGGGACAGATATTTTTTGTATAATCCTGACGGAAAAATTATTGTAGAGTCATCGTGGAAAATTTATTTAATTGAATATGATGGCAGAGCTTGCTATACAACAGAACGTGTTGAACCTAATGATCAGTATTGGAGTGGTGAGAAAGTTTGTACAGATGTGTATGATCTTAAAACAGGCGAACTTGTAGCAAGACCTAATTACATAAATGTTGAGAAATATATGAAATAGAATTATAGTGTTTATTGTCTGTGATTTTTTATTATACAAAAAGCGGTTCAATTGAACCGCTTTTGTGCTTGTGTTGGATTGAATTTTTATTAATTTAATTCATCTGTATCTAAAATAGCATAATATTTTTTTAGAACTTCTCGTACTCCATTAATATCCTTTAGTCCATATGCTGAATCACCACTTAATAGACAAGTTACAGCTGCAATACCTGCTGCATCACCGAGAACACACAGGTTTGGTAATACTCGTATTTCCGACCATGCAAATGATGAAGCATTAACTGCATATCCAGGTATTAGCATATTAGGTACATATTTTGTAGTAAGTGCTGAGTATGGTATATAAGCTGGATCAATTGGTGAACCATCTGCTAGTTCTTCCCCCATATCTTTTCGTATATGCCGATAGCTTTGATATCCTGATATATAATTGTCATTGTCTATATAATTAGATTGCATAAAAGGATGTATATCTGAATTATAATATATCAAACCTATAGACTGGTTCTTATTTGTATTATATTCTTCATCGTCAAGGTAAGAATAGTGACAATGACGCATAGTAACTTCGTAGTTAGTGTTTTCAGTGCCGTTAGCTATTTTTTCTACATCTTTAACAGCATGAATAGTCTCACGAACATAAAGGATATCACCAGTGACAACTCCTTTTTCATCTGTAACGAACTCAGCATCTATATAACCTAGTGATTTGTAAACATCCAATAAACTTTCCTGACCAGCATCAGCTTTTGCCTTCTCTCTGTTTAGAAAAGCTCTTGCTAATCTCCAAGCATCGTCAGATGACAAAATATGACTGGCGTCACACAAAATTTCATCTGATAGTAAATCTTCATCGTTTACTTCTTCATAGTTACTATTATCTCTATTATGCAATGAACCATCCACACCAAAAATAATGAGAGAATTCATCCACCAATCATATTTACCAGCGATTGTTTGAGTTCCTCCATCCCACACAGAATTAGTTGGTTTTATCATTAGTCGAGTATTTGCGAGAGTATTATTAAATTTTTTCATCTTATTATCAATATTAACATTAGTTTCAGGATGGATATAGAAAGGACTATATTTATCACCTTCAAACATACCATTACCGCAGTTAAAGAGTGTACAAATAGAATTTGTGTTATCAGAAAACTTTCTTTCACAGTGTCCATTCGGTCCTGGATCTTCATACTCTACGGGAACTATTTTCGTTGCAGCAATTTTAAACATCAATGTTACAGCTGGCATTTTAGCTTTATCTTCTGCCCCCTCAACAGGCTCTAATATATCAGCAGGATAATCATAACGTCCTCTTGTATATGCTGGATTACCATTACTATCATGTGCTGTTAGTTTTGTAAGTTTTCCATCTTCGGATGCATCAATAAATATGTCTCCATTAATTGTTTGGGATTCACCATAATATTGAATAACGCCATGATCATTACGTGAAATTCTTTTTATGGTTAGTGACATTATGTTCCCGTTTTCATCCTGTTTTACAGGAACTGGAACATCTAATTGATTAACTGCGATATCATACTGATCATATATTTTTACATTGTAAGGAGTTAGAAGCTCTCTTAGTGATTGTGCTTTATCATCTGTACCATACCTATCTTCTGTTATTTGTCCCTTAGAATTATCAAAACTCATAACGTTGGCAAGACTACCACGATATGGAAATTTTGAATGCCATGCTCTTGTATCCCATAGATTTTGTCCTCCAACAGTACCGATACCTCCTAGTTTAGGTACAGGTACAGGATTGATAAGCATAATTTCAAAATTATCAAATCCTTCGAGTGACCATGCATATTGTGCGGCTTTATATGCTGCACATACACCGCCCATTCCTGCACCATAAACTACAATTCTTCTATATGTATCGATTTTTTGGATATCAGATTCACTGGCAAATAAATATGATTTGTAATCGTCTTGTGTCGGGTTGCTTTTATTGATAGGATATAAAGTTAATGTTGGTATATCTACTTCAAATCCATCAAAATCAACTGTATTTGTAACAGGATTATAGTGGAATAATTCCTGACGTTTTTTACTGAGGTTATCGAATACATTCTTAAGCTCGCGATTGCGATATTCAATCATTCCAGAATTGATATCATTGACAGTTGCATGGTTTATGTATGATGTATTATCTTCAGTTGCCATCAATTGTACTTCATCTCCTTTTTTGTCAAGAGTGATACAATCAATATTAAGTTTTTTATCATACAAAGTCATTGCATTTAATTGGCCTTTTAAATTTTCTGACGGATTGGTTATTTTGTAGTGATTTAATATATATGTTTCAATATCGCTTAAATCAGAAAATAAGAGATACATAAGACTTTCAGGCATAACAAGGTGGTTATTTACTAATCTTATTGTGGAACGAGTGGTATTTTTGTATAGTGGTGCATAAAAAGCATTGTCAGCAGGTTCTTTATATATAGTGCGTGTTATACCGTTCATAGTTACATTAAAGTATTTTTTCCCGTTAGCATCTATTTGTTCTCTGCTGAAACTTGCTACTTTCCCTTGTGACCATAGACGCCATATACGTTTTTCAAGATACCAGTCACGGTCATTGTGAGAATCATTAATAATGTCCAAATCCATATCCATGCGGAATGTTTCTTTGTTCATATAAAGACCGGAAGCAGTATACGATACCTGTCTTTTATATGCTTGCTCTCCGGATAGAGATTTATAGTATGTACAAGTTTCAGGATTAGAATAAAATCTGTGTTGATATTTTACAACAACATTGGAATTGTTATCAGTCACCGTACATCCTTGCTTCTGTGCGTATGGTATAATATATACCATATTATTAGGAATTGAATGAAGAACGGTGATAACTTGGGTTTGCTCACAGTCCTTAGAATGAGGAATAGACGTCAGCCCTACATCAGCCGGATCTATTGTGGTTCTGCCACGTACTTTTAATGTACATTTTCCTTCCTTATAAAGATTTACAGTCATACTCATAGAACTTGACGGCGCAGTATTATGAAACCACTTTGTTTCTGAATCTGTCTGAACTCCAATAGCAACATGGTCAAGGCAGGACGTAGTAAATGTAATTTTTGCTTGGTTTCCTGCAATGTAAGCATAATTTTCTCCGTTGTTAAGTATAGTTTCAACTTTTGTGATTGATATTGTAGGTGTAAGATTTTTTACTGCGGATAATAATTTAGTCTTATCATAATAAGTACTAGAATTAAAGCTTGTCTGCAGTGTTGAAATGGCATAGGGTTTGCCGTTTATAAAAAGATTTGTGCTGTTTGATGACAGGCGTTCTTTTCGGATATATAGCTTGTCTTCGATATATGATTTTACAGTATTGCTTTCGATTGCTATTGCTCCGAGATAGCTGGCTGATTTTCCAAAAACTGATTCGACTGCTTCTTCAATATTTTTTGTACTAGTTGTAAGGTTAAAATAATTACCGCCTGAAGTATCATTTACGCGGATTCTGTTAGTTATATTAAGTTGTTTACTTAGAAGCCACATAGATTTTGCTTTATACTGTGAAGCTGAATATGAGTGTCCATTATCATCAGTTCCATAGTAAAATCCACAACTGCGGAAATAGTTATCTATATCTACAAAATTAGATTCAAGTGCTGAAATAACATCTTTTCGTTCTGCATATATCCAACCATTAAAGCGAACAGCATTTGGTATATAAAAACTTTTTCCACAGAGAATAATGAAATTATTTTCATCCTGTGTGGCGTCTAAGCCTGTCAGACTTTTGATTTGTGCAATTACCCTATAGTAGTTTTTAGGTACACCTTGTACATCTTTATAATCAAGAACAGCTTCAATAGTTGCATCTGCAGGAATATAATTATCATAATCATAAACAATATAATCAGGCAAATCATTTACTAGAATTTTGTATGTTTTACCGCCTTCTTCGGTAAAGACTATTCTGTCACTGTAAACAGAAATATCTGCCTGAGCGACATTATAGTGAATCATAATCCACTCTGATACAGTGCAAAGTTTCTGGATTTGAACATCAAATGATGAGTATACATATCGTTCATCATCGCAGAAAACAGCATCCTGTGCAACAGAAACATAATATAAATCACCTTGTTTTGAACGAGCAAAGGTCTCTTTTGTTTGTGGGTTATAGTCAACTGTATATCCAGCGCCTGTTTCTTCTTCAATTAAATCCTGAACTTTGATATAGTCATGACGATATTCAGTAGCTCCTAAAGGTGCATATGCCATAGAATTACATATAACTTGATTAGCATAAGTAAATGAATAAACACCTTTGTATATAACTCTTGTACCTTTGTTTTCCGAGATAAACTGTATATCTTCTTCGGCCGCAGCAGAGTATTTTTTTCTTAGGCGATCAATACTTCTTTCCATTTCTGTGAAAGTTACACTTGCAGCAGAATCTACGTAATATTCACCGTTAATTTCTTCTACAGCTGAGACAGGGGTTACTTTAGCAAAAGCTTCTTCCTGATTAGTAACAGCAATCATAACATTAGTTGACTTGTCAAAAATAACATATGTAAATATATAATTATCAACTTGAAAATGACTTGTGGCAATATCAAGAAGGCGTTGCTTGCCTGGAACATAAGGGGGAATATCAGAATCATCATAGCTGTCTTCTACCCTGCATTCAGAATATACTCCGTATCCATAACAGTCACTATGATCAGGACTGTCATCTTCGTCCCATTCCGTATAGTTATCGTATTCGTCCCATGTATCACCATAGTCCACTTCATCCCATTCGTCCCAACAATTATATTCGTTAAAATTATTTGACATTTTTATTCATCTCCAATCTTTTTTTTATAATATTTCTTATATATTTGTTATATATATTTTCAAATTCTATTCCTCTGGATATTGCTTCCTGCATTCGTGTTTTGATATGACTGATGATTATACTAAAAGCTGTACAAGAAAATTCAGGAATATTTTCTATTCCGCCAGCAAGAATAG
The sequence above is drawn from the Hominilimicola fabiformis genome and encodes:
- a CDS encoding FAD-dependent oxidoreductase, whose product is MSNNFNEYNCWDEWDEVDYGDTWDEYDNYTEWDEDDSPDHSDCYGYGVYSECRVEDSYDDSDIPPYVPGKQRLLDIATSHFQVDNYIFTYVIFDKSTNVMIAVTNQEEAFAKVTPVSAVEEINGEYYVDSAASVTFTEMERSIDRLRKKYSAAAEEDIQFISENKGTRVIYKGVYSFTYANQVICNSMAYAPLGATEYRHDYIKVQDLIEEETGAGYTVDYNPQTKETFARSKQGDLYYVSVAQDAVFCDDERYVYSSFDVQIQKLCTVSEWIMIHYNVAQADISVYSDRIVFTEEGGKTYKILVNDLPDYIVYDYDNYIPADATIEAVLDYKDVQGVPKNYYRVIAQIKSLTGLDATQDENNFIILCGKSFYIPNAVRFNGWIYAERKDVISALESNFVDIDNYFRSCGFYYGTDDNGHSYSASQYKAKSMWLLSKQLNITNRIRVNDTSGGNYFNLTTSTKNIEEAVESVFGKSASYLGAIAIESNTVKSYIEDKLYIRKERLSSNSTNLFINGKPYAISTLQTSFNSSTYYDKTKLLSAVKNLTPTISITKVETILNNGENYAYIAGNQAKITFTTSCLDHVAIGVQTDSETKWFHNTAPSSSMSMTVNLYKEGKCTLKVRGRTTIDPADVGLTSIPHSKDCEQTQVITVLHSIPNNMVYIIPYAQKQGCTVTDNNSNVVVKYQHRFYSNPETCTYYKSLSGEQAYKRQVSYTASGLYMNKETFRMDMDLDIINDSHNDRDWYLEKRIWRLWSQGKVASFSREQIDANGKKYFNVTMNGITRTIYKEPADNAFYAPLYKNTTRSTIRLVNNHLVMPESLMYLLFSDLSDIETYILNHYKITNPSENLKGQLNAMTLYDKKLNIDCITLDKKGDEVQLMATEDNTSYINHATVNDINSGMIEYRNRELKNVFDNLSKKRQELFHYNPVTNTVDFDGFEVDIPTLTLYPINKSNPTQDDYKSYLFASESDIQKIDTYRRIVVYGAGMGGVCAAYKAAQYAWSLEGFDNFEIMLINPVPVPKLGGIGTVGGQNLWDTRAWHSKFPYRGSLANVMSFDNSKGQITEDRYGTDDKAQSLRELLTPYNVKIYDQYDIAVNQLDVPVPVKQDENGNIMSLTIKRISRNDHGVIQYYGESQTINGDIFIDASEDGKLTKLTAHDSNGNPAYTRGRYDYPADILEPVEGAEDKAKMPAVTLMFKIAATKIVPVEYEDPGPNGHCERKFSDNTNSICTLFNCGNGMFEGDKYSPFYIHPETNVNIDNKMKKFNNTLANTRLMIKPTNSVWDGGTQTIAGKYDWWMNSLIIFGVDGSLHNRDNSNYEEVNDEDLLSDEILCDASHILSSDDAWRLARAFLNREKAKADAGQESLLDVYKSLGYIDAEFVTDEKGVVTGDILYVRETIHAVKDVEKIANGTENTNYEVTMRHCHYSYLDDEEYNTNKNQSIGLIYYNSDIHPFMQSNYIDNDNYISGYQSYRHIRKDMGEELADGSPIDPAYIPYSALTTKYVPNMLIPGYAVNASSFAWSEIRVLPNLCVLGDAAGIAAVTCLLSGDSAYGLKDINGVREVLKKYYAILDTDELN